DNA from Deltaproteobacteria bacterium:
GCCGCCGCGAAATGCTGGACTACGAGAGCCGCGCCTATCACAGCCCGGGCACCTGCACCTTCTACGGCACGGCCAACTCCAACCAGCTGATGGCCGAAATGCTGGGGCTGCACCTGCCTGGCGCCTCCTTCGTCAATCCCGGCACGCCGCTGAGAGACGCTCTTACCAGGGCGGCGGCCGCTCGCATCACGGCCATGACCCACCTGGACGACGACTACATCCCCATTGGCCGCGTTGTCAGCGAGAAAACCGTGGTCAACGCCATGGTAGGCCTGCTGGCCACCGGGGGCTCTACCAACGAGACCATCCACCTGGTGGCCATTGCGCGGGCCGCCGGCATTCGCATCGACTGGAACGACTTTGCCGAGCTGTCTGACGTGGTGCCCCTCATCGTGCGCATTTACCCCAACGGTCCAGGCGACATCAACTCCTTCCAGCAGGCCGGCGGCATGGCCCTGTTGATCCGCGAGCTGCTAGGAGGCGGACTGGTGCATGAGGACGTGCACACCGTAGCCGGCGCAGGCCTCTCCCGCTACCTGCAGCAGCCCGTCCTCGAGGTGGAACAGCTCGTCTGGCAGGAGGGACCCCGGCACTCCGCCGCCCCCGATGTCATGGCCACTGTGGAGGCGCCTTTCGACACCATGGGAGGCATCAAGCTGCTGGCCGGCAACCTGGGCCGCGCCATCATGAAGATCTCGGCCCTGGCCGACGGCGAGCACACCCTGGTGGAGGCGCCAGCCATGGTCTTCGACAGCCAGCACGAACTGGAAGAGGCCTACAAGGCCGGCCGGCTGGACCGCGACCTGGTGGCTGTGGTGCGCTTCCAGGGGCCGCAGGCCAACGGCATGCCGGAGCTGCACAAGCTGATAACTTATCTGTCCATCATCATGGACCGCGGCTATACCGTCGGGCTGGTGACTGACGGGCGGTTGTCCGGGGCCTCGGGCAAAGTGCCCTTTGCCATCCATTGCACCCCGGAAGCCTACTGCGGCGGCATGCTGGCCAGGGTGCAGGACGGCGACATGATCCGCATGGATGCGGCCGCCGGCACACTGGAGCTCATGGTGGACAGTGAAGAACTGAGGCGGCGCGAAGCGGTGGTCCCGGATCTCGCCGAGCACCAGTACGGCCTGGGACGGCAGATCTTTGCTCCCCTGCGCCGTCAGTTGCTGGGCGCCGAAGAAGGCGGCACCGCCATTTTTAC
Protein-coding regions in this window:
- a CDS encoding phosphogluconate dehydratase, producing the protein MHRTVENVTRRIVERSQKHRQAYLQRIDQDRAAGPFRHRLPCSNLAHDLAGCGPECRTALLDESRPNIAIISAYNDILSAHRPYETYPGIIREAVAAAGGVAQFAGGVPAMCDGVTQGEAGMDLSLISRDVIAMSTVIALSHNVFDGALLLGICDKIVPGLLMGALQFGHLPMILVPGGPMTSGLPNKEKARARELFAQGKISRREMLDYESRAYHSPGTCTFYGTANSNQLMAEMLGLHLPGASFVNPGTPLRDALTRAAAARITAMTHLDDDYIPIGRVVSEKTVVNAMVGLLATGGSTNETIHLVAIARAAGIRIDWNDFAELSDVVPLIVRIYPNGPGDINSFQQAGGMALLIRELLGGGLVHEDVHTVAGAGLSRYLQQPVLEVEQLVWQEGPRHSAAPDVMATVEAPFDTMGGIKLLAGNLGRAIMKISALADGEHTLVEAPAMVFDSQHELEEAYKAGRLDRDLVAVVRFQGPQANGMPELHKLITYLSIIMDRGYTVGLVTDGRLSGASGKVPFAIHCTPEAYCGGMLARVQDGDMIRMDAAAGTLELMVDSEELRRREAVVPDLAEHQYGLGRQIFAPLRRQLLGAEEGGTAIFTYGGDSCNIPKTHE